A stretch of Pseudobdellovibrionaceae bacterium DNA encodes these proteins:
- a CDS encoding PilN domain-containing protein yields the protein MIKVNLAKKGMGGKKSGGGLGNFSLRSGGISDAGLADEFASVDNTNRTLLINLVLMLIGVLALYIYEQSNVPPLRSSATSLRRQLDEVKKKNVGAADVVKEIARFESEQTVLQNQINAIEAIKRDRLREVRVLDYIQREIPEKVWLQRMDLNQGRLSIAGYATTDSELTTFMEGLQRSAYLKEIQLVRSTEATVAEIGAVKRFEIVCNMDRSQ from the coding sequence ATGATTAAGGTCAACCTCGCCAAAAAAGGGATGGGCGGAAAGAAGTCGGGCGGTGGGCTCGGCAACTTCTCGTTGCGCTCGGGGGGCATCTCGGATGCGGGCCTGGCGGATGAATTCGCGAGCGTAGACAACACGAACCGCACATTGCTCATCAATTTGGTGTTGATGTTGATCGGCGTACTGGCCCTTTACATTTACGAGCAGTCGAACGTGCCCCCGCTTCGCTCGTCGGCGACGTCCCTTCGCCGTCAGCTCGACGAAGTGAAGAAGAAGAACGTCGGCGCCGCGGACGTCGTGAAAGAGATCGCGCGTTTCGAGTCCGAGCAAACGGTCCTGCAAAACCAAATCAATGCCATCGAAGCGATCAAGCGCGATCGTCTACGTGAGGTTCGGGTGCTGGACTATATTCAACGCGAAATTCCCGAAAAAGTCTGGCTGCAACGGATGGATCTGAATCAAGGCCGCCTCAGCATCGCGGGATATGCCACGACGGACTCTGAACTGACGACCTTCATGGAAGGTCTGCAGCGGAGTGCCTACCTTAAAGAAATTCAATTGGTCAGATCCACCGAAGCGACGGTTGCGGAAATTGGCGCGGTCAAAAGATTCGAAATTGTCTGTAACATGGATCGGTCCCAATGA
- a CDS encoding prepilin peptidase, whose amino-acid sequence MYGIVFFFVFGALWGSFANVFILRWPEGESVVTPRSRCNSCKKQIAWYDNIPILTWFILRGKCRNCGAKFSIRYAMVELLMGTLFALAFWRFGWTWSFAESLPFIFALVTASVIDLDHFLLPDILTLSGIVIGLVGGALNPDRSFWDALIGAVFGYGFLWSLAYVYFLVRKEDGMGGGDMKLLAWIGAVLGWQSIPFVILCSSILGSVGGLIVALRDKSGMKAVIPFGPYLALAALILLFAGDWISTSSLAWLFPPPG is encoded by the coding sequence ATTTACGGGATCGTTTTTTTCTTCGTGTTCGGTGCGCTTTGGGGAAGTTTCGCGAACGTTTTCATCCTCCGCTGGCCCGAGGGGGAAAGCGTCGTCACCCCCCGCAGCCGCTGCAACTCCTGTAAAAAGCAGATCGCTTGGTACGACAATATCCCGATCCTGACCTGGTTCATCCTGCGGGGGAAGTGCCGCAACTGCGGCGCGAAGTTTTCGATTCGCTACGCGATGGTCGAACTGTTGATGGGGACGCTTTTCGCGCTCGCTTTCTGGCGCTTCGGGTGGACTTGGAGTTTCGCGGAAAGTTTGCCTTTCATCTTCGCGCTGGTGACGGCCTCGGTGATCGACCTTGATCACTTTCTGCTGCCGGATATCTTGACGCTTTCGGGAATCGTGATCGGGCTCGTGGGCGGCGCCCTAAATCCCGATCGCAGTTTCTGGGACGCTCTGATCGGCGCGGTGTTCGGTTACGGTTTTCTGTGGTCACTCGCTTACGTTTACTTTCTTGTGCGCAAAGAAGACGGCATGGGCGGTGGCGACATGAAACTTCTGGCCTGGATCGGCGCCGTGCTCGGCTGGCAGAGCATTCCCTTCGTCATTCTTTGCAGCAGCATTCTCGGCAGCGTGGGCGGCTTGATCGTCGCCTTGCGGGATAAATCGGGAATGAAGGCCGTGATTCCCTTCGGGCCTTACCTGGCGCTGGCGGCACTCATTCTGCTTTTTGCGGGGGATTGGATCTCGACGAGCTCCCTCGCTTGGCTTTTCCCGCCTCCGGGATAA
- the pilM gene encoding type IV pilus assembly protein PilM translates to MFFSANKVLGLDIGSSSIKVAELDVSKSGAKLVNFGMIQTPPNSINGGDIADVSSLAVAIKTVCAEIKAKRKNAAVGMFGTAVIVKKITIPRIDLKLVNEQVKWEAEQYIPFDVNSISLAHHVINPKEASETMDILLIAAQNELVAEYYQVVQNADLKMGVLDVSAFALANVFEFNYGRPEGQAVGLINVGSAITNFVVVANGEVVFCRDMPIGGQNYTNDIHKEMGVSLGEAESLKLSAASGGAVPDEVHSVLSSTTEVLSEEIRNSFDFFAGSSGGLNISQVYYTGGAAATPGLIRNLSQATRLNFEYLNPCQRVVSGNKKISTMYMEQIAPFCAVAFGLGLRKLGDG, encoded by the coding sequence GTGTTTTTCAGCGCCAATAAAGTGTTAGGACTCGACATTGGCTCGAGCTCCATCAAAGTGGCCGAACTCGACGTCTCGAAGAGCGGGGCGAAGCTCGTGAACTTCGGCATGATCCAGACGCCACCGAACTCGATTAACGGTGGGGACATCGCGGATGTCAGTTCTTTGGCGGTCGCGATCAAAACCGTCTGCGCCGAAATCAAAGCCAAACGCAAAAACGCCGCGGTCGGCATGTTCGGTACCGCCGTCATCGTGAAGAAGATCACGATTCCACGGATCGATTTGAAGCTCGTGAACGAACAGGTGAAATGGGAAGCCGAGCAGTACATCCCCTTCGACGTGAACTCGATCTCGCTCGCGCACCATGTGATCAATCCCAAAGAAGCCTCCGAGACGATGGACATCCTGCTGATCGCCGCGCAGAACGAGCTCGTCGCCGAGTACTATCAAGTCGTGCAGAACGCCGATCTGAAGATGGGGGTTCTGGACGTCAGCGCGTTCGCTCTCGCGAACGTCTTCGAATTCAACTACGGCCGTCCGGAAGGGCAGGCCGTCGGCTTGATCAACGTGGGCTCGGCGATCACGAATTTTGTCGTGGTGGCGAACGGCGAAGTTGTCTTCTGCCGTGATATGCCGATCGGCGGGCAGAACTACACCAACGACATCCACAAAGAGATGGGCGTGTCTTTGGGCGAGGCCGAGTCGTTGAAGCTGTCGGCCGCTTCGGGCGGCGCGGTGCCGGACGAAGTCCACAGCGTTCTCAGCTCGACGACCGAAGTGCTTTCCGAAGAGATTCGCAACAGCTTCGATTTCTTCGCGGGAAGCTCCGGCGGATTGAATATCTCGCAGGTCTATTACACGGGGGGCGCGGCCGCGACGCCGGGCTTGATTCGGAATTTGTCGCAAGCGACCCGCCTTAATTTCGAATATTTAAATCCCTGCCAGCGCGTGGTTTCAGGGAATAAAAAAATCTCGACCATGTACATGGAGCAGATCGCGCCCTTCTGCGCGGTGGCGTTCGGTTTGGGGCTCAGAAAGCTGGGCGACGGATGA